One Ranitomeya variabilis isolate aRanVar5 chromosome 5, aRanVar5.hap1, whole genome shotgun sequence DNA window includes the following coding sequences:
- the LOC143773520 gene encoding protein kinase C delta type-like isoform X2, giving the protein MVMNVFFGMEYMSCGDFYQLLHRNGPLDIASARFYAAELVCGIQFLHSRGVIHRDLKPENILVAETGHIKITDYGLALENMHGDRTATGFTGTMGYMAPEILDMEEYNAGVDWFSLGVILNEMLTSFSTYDPTVFDESSSGAKDIIEQLLQEDPVQRLGVHGDIREHPFFQRIDWVSVEALRMAPPYIPVPTKPNPRFRAFKLDKIQAAEAPFSITPADQAVFRGFSFFN; this is encoded by the exons ATGGTG ATGAATGTTTTCTTTGGAATGGAGTACATGAGCTGCGGGGACTTTTACCAACTTCTACACAGGAATGGGCCACTAGACATCGCCAGTGCCAG ATTCTATGCCGCCGAACTGGTGTGTGGGATCCAGTTCCTCCATTCGAGAGGTGTCATCCACAG agacCTAAAGCCCGAGAACATCCTGGTGGCGGAGACGGGCCATATTAAGATCACGGATTACGGTCTTGCACTGGAGAACATGCACGGAGACCGAACAGCCACCGGTTTCACTGGGACAATGGGTTACATGGCTCCTGAG ATCCTGGACATGGAGGAGTATAACGCCGGAGTAGACTGGTTCTCACTTGGAGTCATCTTAAACGAGATGCTGACCAGTTTTTCTACCTACGATCCCACAGTCTTTGATGAGTCTTCCTCCGGCGCCAAGGACATCATTGAACAG CTCCTCCAGGAAGATCCTGTTCAGCGACTAGGAGTCCATGGTGACATCCGAGAACACCCCTTCTTCCAGCGAATTGATTGGGTCTCTGTGGAAGCCCTTAGGATGGCCCCACCATACATCCCTGTA CCAACTAAGCCTAATCCCAGGTTCCGTGCTTTTAAGCTTGACAAGATCCAAGCGGCAGAGGCTCCATTTTCTATAACACCAGCAGACCAGGCCGTGTTCAGAGGGTTTTCATTTTTCAACTAG
- the LOC143775414 gene encoding uncharacterized protein LOC143775414: MCRADCKCVFNLQNHQDTAAAHQDTAAAHQDTATAHQDTATAHQDTAAAHQDHKTMSSSDSPPPQQQRVSEAESDEELSEGGETGGEMQVEEEPSAAAAAPAAAAEGSPRQSQSRRTRRHGRPSASQRAPAEEEDDDDDDIDVDCLIEEVREREPLWNMADRRHADTGVTRRLWDEVCRTLFPRRESLHPQQQSKLVGKVRKRWRSLRDRFKREFNDEMKAPSGSAGRKRSRYKYGQALSFLRRTMLSRVTFSSHRAPASSSAPSEAIPPESATEGHVGRPHTSVPSSDPSVLSSDPSVPSTSSAPSSGALLQPSLLASDAEQLAFPLPHPSDPATSTPPLGSWRQRQRGQERSYAPEFLHLNASFQGSFKILGEQVTAGFNMVQSRISETSQETSSRLDRLHSAVSPDPANLFFQSMLMSMEKLSFEQQMRVMNTCHNAALQAINESTHTPHRTSTPIPHQAPFPHHTPHYQTQPQYPHQQHYQTQLQSPHQHHYQTPRHSHYPTQSQYPTQSPQQSRPLDQITSPMFSLLNFSLPPTPTPPPSGQPLGLTPTSTAPQTSRVSPPIDVVQPSGTSSSHISTQHFENL; the protein is encoded by the exons atgtgtcgagcagattgcaagtgtgtctttaacttacagaaccaccaggacacagccgctgcccaccaggacacagccgctgcccaccaggacacagccactgcccaccaggacacagccactgcccaccaggacacagccgctgcccaccaggaccacaaaacgatgtcctcttctgacagccctcctccacagcaacagcgtgtatcg gaagctgaatcagatgaggagctgtcagaagggggcgagacgggtggagagatgcaagtggaggaggaaccaagt gctgctgctgctgctcctgctgctgccgctgaaggctctcccagacagtcccagagtcggcggactcgtcgccacggtcggccatca gcttcacagcgtgctcccgcagaagaggaggatgatgatgatgatgacattgatgtagactgtctcatcgaggaggttcgtgagcgggagccgctgtggaacatggctgaccgcaggcatgcagataccggtgtcacccgtcggctctgggacgaagtgtgtcgcaccctgtttccaaggcgggagagccttcatcctcagcagcagagcaaactag ttggaaaggttaggaagcggtggcggtcactgagggatcgctttaagagggaattcaatgatgagatgaaggccccgagtggctctgcaggaaggaagaggagcagatataaatatggccaggccctctccttcctgaggcgaacaatgctgagcagagt caccttctccagccaccgggcgcctgcatcttcctctgcgccctctgaagcgatccctcctgagtccgccactgagggccacgtcggtaggccccacacctctgtcccctcctctgacccctctgtcctctcctctgacccctctgtcccctccacttcatccgccccaagcagtggagcattattgcagccttcattgctcgcatctgatgctgaacagttagcgttccctttaccccacccctctgatcctgccacctcgacaccaccattaggttcgtggcggcagcgccagaggggtcaggaaaggagctatgctcctgagttcttacacctgaatgcatccttccaaggctctttcaaaattttgggagagcaagtgactgctggtttcaacatggtgcaatcacgcatcagtgaaacaagccaggaaaccagcagtcgcttggataggctgcattcagctgtaagtcccgatccggccaacctttttttccaatccatgctcatgagcatggagaagctttcttttgagcaacagatgcgggtaatgaatacctgccataatgctgcactgcaggccattaatgaatcgacccacacacctcaccgcacctccactccaattccacaccaggccccatttccacaccataccccccattaccaaacccagccccaatacccacaccagcagcattaccaaacccagctccaatccccacaccagcaccattaccaaaccccacgccactcccactaccctacccagtcacaatacccgacccagtccccacaacaatcccggcccctagaccaaattacttccccaatgttttccttactgaacttttctcttccacctaccccaacaccacccccctctggtcagcctcttggtttaacccccacttccactgcaccccaaacaagtagggtttccccacctatcgacgtggtccaaccttccggcacatcctcctctcatatctccacccaacactttgaaaatttgtaa
- the LOC143773520 gene encoding protein kinase C theta type-like isoform X1 has product MAEDTLTHQEFAVKIIGKRALLAGGDMLDVMVERRVLQLASGSPFLVHAAFAFQTKMNVFFGMEYMSCGDFYQLLHRNGPLDIASARFYAAELVCGIQFLHSRGVIHRDLKPENILVAETGHIKITDYGLALENMHGDRTATGFTGTMGYMAPEILDMEEYNAGVDWFSLGVILNEMLTSFSTYDPTVFDESSSGAKDIIEQLLQEDPVQRLGVHGDIREHPFFQRIDWVSVEALRMAPPYIPVPTKPNPRFRAFKLDKIQAAEAPFSITPADQAVFRGFSFFN; this is encoded by the exons ATGGCAGAAGATACTTTAACTCACCAAGAATTTGCAGTTAAGATCATTGGCAAAAGAGCCCTGCTGGCCGGAGGGGATATGCTGGATGTGATGGTGGAGAGGCGAGTTCTGCAGCTGGCATCTGGAAGCCCCTTCCTCGTCCATGCAGCCTTCGCATTTCAGACCAAG ATGAATGTTTTCTTTGGAATGGAGTACATGAGCTGCGGGGACTTTTACCAACTTCTACACAGGAATGGGCCACTAGACATCGCCAGTGCCAG ATTCTATGCCGCCGAACTGGTGTGTGGGATCCAGTTCCTCCATTCGAGAGGTGTCATCCACAG agacCTAAAGCCCGAGAACATCCTGGTGGCGGAGACGGGCCATATTAAGATCACGGATTACGGTCTTGCACTGGAGAACATGCACGGAGACCGAACAGCCACCGGTTTCACTGGGACAATGGGTTACATGGCTCCTGAG ATCCTGGACATGGAGGAGTATAACGCCGGAGTAGACTGGTTCTCACTTGGAGTCATCTTAAACGAGATGCTGACCAGTTTTTCTACCTACGATCCCACAGTCTTTGATGAGTCTTCCTCCGGCGCCAAGGACATCATTGAACAG CTCCTCCAGGAAGATCCTGTTCAGCGACTAGGAGTCCATGGTGACATCCGAGAACACCCCTTCTTCCAGCGAATTGATTGGGTCTCTGTGGAAGCCCTTAGGATGGCCCCACCATACATCCCTGTA CCAACTAAGCCTAATCCCAGGTTCCGTGCTTTTAAGCTTGACAAGATCCAAGCGGCAGAGGCTCCATTTTCTATAACACCAGCAGACCAGGCCGTGTTCAGAGGGTTTTCATTTTTCAACTAG